In Ignavibacteria bacterium, the sequence TTCAATCACTTGTGGATTATGTTGAAAACCGGAAATAATCGTAACAACTTTTCCTTTCCGTTTTTTATCATCAAGAAAAACACGAACAGATTTTTTATTGCCATCAATTGTCATTTCAAACTGCCAATTTTCAATTTCAAATTTCTAAACTATTCTCT encodes:
- a CDS encoding translation initiation factor; protein product: MTIDGNKKSVRVFLDDKKRKGKVVTIISGFQHNPQVIE